A portion of the Juglans microcarpa x Juglans regia isolate MS1-56 chromosome 1D, Jm3101_v1.0, whole genome shotgun sequence genome contains these proteins:
- the LOC121234756 gene encoding LOW QUALITY PROTEIN: beta-amylase 2, chloroplastic (The sequence of the model RefSeq protein was modified relative to this genomic sequence to represent the inferred CDS: inserted 2 bases in 1 codon), giving the protein MAISSIQVFNCLRAPNAFPAATTALSPQNSHNLSASLRVSLGFRSSVDFNSCGVKGCFALSSSPSRAWAMVRERAERTEDYPLVGDSVDAVDDQLAVSTTQKFQERDFAGTSYVPVYVMLPLGIINMNCELDDVEGLLNQLKILKSANVDGVMIDCWWGIVEAHAPQVYNWSGYERLFHIVRDLKLKLQVVMSFHECGGNIGDDIHIPLPRWVVEIGQSNPDIXFTNREGRRNTECLSWGIDKERVLKGRTAVEVYFDYMRSFRVEFDEFFENGIISEIEVGLGPCGELRYPSYPAKHGWRYPGIGEFQCYDRYLMKSLTKAAEARGHSFWARGPDNAGFYNSAPHETGFFCDGGDYDSYYGRFFLKWYSHVLIDHGDRVLALANLAFEGTCIAVKLSGIHWWYKTASHAAELTAGFYNPSNHDGYAPIATMLEKQGTALNFTCVELRTLDQHEDFPEALADPEGLVWQVLNAAWDVCIPVASENALPCHDREGYNKILENAKPRNDPDGRHLSAFTYLRLSPILMERHNFMEFERFVKRMHGEAVSDLQVKPNEEHTKLQGTDGQVSA; this is encoded by the exons ATGGCTATTTCCTCGATTCAAGTCTTCAATTGCCTCAGGGCTCCCAATGCATTCCCTGCTGCAACAACGGCTTTGTCTCCGCAAAACTCTCATAACCTTTCTGCTTCTCTTAGAGTTTCCTTAGGTTTTCGGAGCTCAGTGGACTTCAATTCGTGCGGCGTGAAGGGGTGCTTTGCATTGTCTAGCTCTCCGTCTCGGGCTTGGGCcatggtgagagagagagcagagaggaCTGAGGATTATCCTTTAGTGGGTGATTCTGTGGATGCTGTTGACGACCAGCTG GCTGTTAGCACAACCCAAAAGTTTCAGGAGCGTGACTTTGCTGGTACTTCTTATGTTCCGGTATATGTGATGCTACCG CTGGGCATCATAAATATGAACTGCGAGTTGGATGATGTAGAAGGTCTTCTTAATCAGCTAAAGATCTTGAAGTCGGCTAATGTTGATGGTGTTATGATTGATTGCTGGTGGGGAATCGTAGAGGCACATGCTCCACAGgtatataattggagtggcTACGAAAGGCTCTTCCATATTGTGCGTGACCTCAAGCTCAAGTTGCAG GTTGTAATGTCGTTTCATGAATGTGGAGGTAATATTGGTGATGATATACACATTCCGCTCCCTCGTTGGGTGGTGGAAATTGGTCAGAGCAATCCTGACAT TTTCACTAATAGAGAAGGGAGGCGCAATACGGAATGCCTCTCATGGGGAATTGATAAGGAACGGGTCTTAAAAGGCCGGACTGCTGTTGAG gTTTACTTCGACTACATGAGAAGCTTTCGGGTAGAATTTGATGAGTTTTTTGAGAATGGAATCATCTCTGAGATTGAAGTTGGACTAGGACCATGTGGAGAGCTGCGGTATCCTTCTTATCCAGCAAAGCATGGTTGGAGATACCCTGGTATTGGGGAATTCCAG TGCTATGATAGGTACTTGATGAAGAGTCTTACAAAAGCAGCAGAAGCAAGGGGACACTCATTTTGGGCCAGAGGACCAGATAATGCAGGTTTTTATAATTCTGCACCACATGAGACTGGGTTCTTTTGTGATGGAGGTGATTATGATAGCTATTATGGCAGATTCTTCCTTAAATGGTACTCTCATGTATTGATTGATCATGGAGATCGTGTACTTGCCCTAGCCAATTTAGCTTTTGAAGGTACTTGCATTGCTGTGAAG CTATCAGGCATCCATTGGTGGTACAAAACGGCCAGCCATGCTGCTGAGCTGACTGCTGGATTTTACAACCCTTCAAATCATGATGGTTATGCGCCAATTGCAACAATGTTAGAAAAGCAAGGGACTGCTCTGAATTTCACATGCGTAGAATTGCGTACACTGGACCAGCATGAGGACTTCCCCGAAGCACTGGCAGACCCTGAGGGATTAGTTTGGCAG gtGCTGAATGCTGCATGGGATGTTTGCATTCCAGTAGCTAGTGAGAATGCTCTTCCTTGCCATGATAGAGAAGGCTACAATAAGATACTGGAAAATGCCAAACCGAGGAATGATCCAGATGGGAGGCACTTATCTGCCTTTACCTACCTTAGGCTGAGCCCAATTCTCATGGAGAGACACAACTTCATGGAGTTCGAGCGATTTGTCAAGAGGATGCATG GGGAAGCAGTTTCTGATCTTCAAGTTAAACCAAACGAAGAGCATACTAAACTTCAGGGCACTGATGGCCAAGTTTCTGCTTAG